One window of the Vigna radiata var. radiata cultivar VC1973A chromosome 1, Vradiata_ver6, whole genome shotgun sequence genome contains the following:
- the LOC106768306 gene encoding WUSCHEL-related homeobox 1-like isoform X2 produces the protein MWMVGDNEGGEFSMVDHSFSGRKLRPLMPRPMISSNTAPPTTTLSLTHHHGNDFPSQYDHHHLVAEQNKREQFNGAAPVVVSSRWNPTREQLRALEELYRRGTRTPSAEQIQHITAQLRRFGNIEGKNVFYWFQNHKARERQKRRRQMESEAETPEKKESTASRAVFEVKQTKNWTPSTNCSTVAEESDSTQRTAKAVAVESRTVGWLQFDEGELQERRNLLERNATWHVMQLPCPSPAAPVTSLINSPPNASSAISMATTTTTVTTKMDPNLIKTHDLSFYISPQRENSVIYLSSSSSTSEDDNCVESQTLQFFPLRSGGDVSSDNMRDKETEISASAMNCNNFTPSQFFEFLPMKE, from the exons ATGTGGATGGTTGGTGACAATGAAGGTGGTGAGTTCAGTATGGTTGATCATTCTTTCAGTGGAAGGAAACTCAGGCCCCTCATGCCAAGGCCAATGATTTCTTCTAACACTGCACCACCAACAACCACTCTTAGCTTAACTCACCACCATGGCAATGATTTCCCTTCACAATATGATCATCACCATCTTG TGGCAGAACAAAACAAGAGAGAGCAGTTCAATGGTGCAGCACCTGTTGTTGTGAGCTCAAGGTGGAATCCAACCCGAGAGCAACTAAGAGCCCTTGAAGAGTTGTATAGAAGAGGAACAAGGACACCATCTGCTGAGCAAATCCAACATATCACTGCACAGCTTAGAAGGTTTGGTAACATCGAAGGCAAGAATGTGTTCTATTGGTTTCAAAATCACAAAGCCAGGGAAAGGCAAAAACGTCGCCGTCAAATGGAATCAGAGGCTGAAACTCCTGAGAAGAAAGAGTCAA CTGCAAGTAGGGCAGTTTTTGAAGTTAAACAGACCAAGAATTGGACACCCTCAACAAACTGCAGTACTGTTGCAGAG GAATCTGATTCAACACAGAGGACTGCAAAAGCAGTGGCCGTAGAGAGTAGAACAGTTGGATGGCTCCAATTCGATGAAGGGGaattacaagaaagaagaaacctTTTGGAGAGGAATGCCACGTGGCATGTGATGCAGTTACCTTGTCCTTCTCCTGCTGCACCTGTCACAAGCCTCATAAACAGCCCTCCTAACGCCTCTTCAGCTATTAGTATGGCTACTACAACAACTACAGTAACAACAAAAATGGACCCTAACCTCATAAAGACACATGATCTCAGCTTTTACATTTCACCCCAGAGGGAAAACAGTGTTATATACTTAAGCAGTAGCAGTAGTACTAGTGAAGATGATAACTGTGTGGAGTCTCAAACCCTTCAGTTTTTCCCATTAAGGAGTGGTGGTGATGTTAGCAGTGACAACATGAGGGATAAAGAGACAGAGATATCAGCTTCAGCAATGAATTGCAATAACTTTACCCCAAGCCAGTTTTTTGAGTTTCTTCCTATGAAGGAGTAA
- the LOC106768306 gene encoding WUSCHEL-related homeobox 1-like isoform X1: protein MWMVGDNEGGEFSMVDHSFSGRKLRPLMPRPMISSNTAPPTTTLSLTHHHGNDFPSQYDHHHLASVAEQNKREQFNGAAPVVVSSRWNPTREQLRALEELYRRGTRTPSAEQIQHITAQLRRFGNIEGKNVFYWFQNHKARERQKRRRQMESEAETPEKKESTASRAVFEVKQTKNWTPSTNCSTVAEESDSTQRTAKAVAVESRTVGWLQFDEGELQERRNLLERNATWHVMQLPCPSPAAPVTSLINSPPNASSAISMATTTTTVTTKMDPNLIKTHDLSFYISPQRENSVIYLSSSSSTSEDDNCVESQTLQFFPLRSGGDVSSDNMRDKETEISASAMNCNNFTPSQFFEFLPMKE from the exons ATGTGGATGGTTGGTGACAATGAAGGTGGTGAGTTCAGTATGGTTGATCATTCTTTCAGTGGAAGGAAACTCAGGCCCCTCATGCCAAGGCCAATGATTTCTTCTAACACTGCACCACCAACAACCACTCTTAGCTTAACTCACCACCATGGCAATGATTTCCCTTCACAATATGATCATCACCATCTTG CCTCAGTGGCAGAACAAAACAAGAGAGAGCAGTTCAATGGTGCAGCACCTGTTGTTGTGAGCTCAAGGTGGAATCCAACCCGAGAGCAACTAAGAGCCCTTGAAGAGTTGTATAGAAGAGGAACAAGGACACCATCTGCTGAGCAAATCCAACATATCACTGCACAGCTTAGAAGGTTTGGTAACATCGAAGGCAAGAATGTGTTCTATTGGTTTCAAAATCACAAAGCCAGGGAAAGGCAAAAACGTCGCCGTCAAATGGAATCAGAGGCTGAAACTCCTGAGAAGAAAGAGTCAA CTGCAAGTAGGGCAGTTTTTGAAGTTAAACAGACCAAGAATTGGACACCCTCAACAAACTGCAGTACTGTTGCAGAG GAATCTGATTCAACACAGAGGACTGCAAAAGCAGTGGCCGTAGAGAGTAGAACAGTTGGATGGCTCCAATTCGATGAAGGGGaattacaagaaagaagaaacctTTTGGAGAGGAATGCCACGTGGCATGTGATGCAGTTACCTTGTCCTTCTCCTGCTGCACCTGTCACAAGCCTCATAAACAGCCCTCCTAACGCCTCTTCAGCTATTAGTATGGCTACTACAACAACTACAGTAACAACAAAAATGGACCCTAACCTCATAAAGACACATGATCTCAGCTTTTACATTTCACCCCAGAGGGAAAACAGTGTTATATACTTAAGCAGTAGCAGTAGTACTAGTGAAGATGATAACTGTGTGGAGTCTCAAACCCTTCAGTTTTTCCCATTAAGGAGTGGTGGTGATGTTAGCAGTGACAACATGAGGGATAAAGAGACAGAGATATCAGCTTCAGCAATGAATTGCAATAACTTTACCCCAAGCCAGTTTTTTGAGTTTCTTCCTATGAAGGAGTAA